In a single window of the Gossypium hirsutum isolate 1008001.06 chromosome D02, Gossypium_hirsutum_v2.1, whole genome shotgun sequence genome:
- the LOC107934845 gene encoding putative NAC domain-containing protein 94 has product MIHLSFWFRKTTTTKKKQVSKDTKMVLTGFRFSPTDEEVIEILGQKVSGNTSMTAFDFIIQKDIYDFEPQELHGSESTIGLNKNERYYYCRRETDSREVMGRGWWKATSHLKAVSSPNGEVMGYKRPLTFHRFKDNIQGNRKGAIKTDWIMHEYGLQSIHTEWRLCKIKYKGKEKVEEDMTPMEKTLHSNNKTLLTSFEAKDGSSSRSNSIAPMQLELAFEQPPLTQPILPVSTDINYYYDSYCWSNSNIYEDHQLADQLDTLSEQPFSDLWSWDDYH; this is encoded by the exons ATGATACATTTGTCTTTTTGGTttagaaaaacaacaacaacaaaaaaaaaacaggttTCAAAAGATACGAAGATGGTTCTAACAGGCTTCAGATTTTCTCCCACAGACGAAGAGGTCATCGAAATCTTGGGCCAGAAAGTGTCTGGAAACACTTCCATGACGGCTTTCGATTTCATCATCCAAAAAGATATCTATGATTTCGAGCCGCAAGAGCTTCATG GGAGTGAAAGTACTATAGGATTAAACAAGAACGAGAGATATTACTATTGCAGAAGGGAGACTGATTCAAGAGAAGTGATGGGAAGAGGATGGTGGAAGGCTACAAGTCATCTAAAGGCTGTTTCTTCACCAAATGGAGAAGTGATGGGTTATAAAAGACCTTTAACTTTTCATAGGTTTAAAGATAATATCCAAGGAAACCGAAAGGGAGCCATCAAAACAGATTGGATAATGCATGAATACGGCCTTCAATCAATTCATAcg GAATGGAGACTGTGTAAGATTAAGTACaaagggaaagaaaaggttgAAGAAGACATGACACCAATGGAGAAAACATTACATAGTAATAATAAGACTCTATTAACGAGTTTCGAAGCTAAAGATGGCAGCAGCAGCAGAAGCAATTCCATAGCTCCCATGCAGTTGGAGCTTGCTTTCGAACAGCCGCCATTGACGCAGCCCATATTACCTGTAAGCACCgacattaattattattatgacaGTTATTGCTGGTCCAACTCCAACATTTATGAAGATCATCAGTTGGCTGATCAACTAGACACCCTATCAGAGCAGCCATTTTCAGACCTTTGGTCATGGGATGATTACCATTAG